The sequence tatgtatttattcatccatACAATATATCTTACCTGTACGATGGGACTGGCAGGTTCGTCAACAAATGTCCTGAAGAGAACGATGTACACGACGGAGTCCCCGGCTGCGAGAACCGGCAGGACCAGCAGAAGCCCGTGTCCAATGTGGACATCAGTTTCGTATTCCTGCTAAAATATTAAACACTCTTTTAAACATAGTTTTTCTACTTTCTTATCTTAAGAGTCATCACTCACAAGTGATATTCAAGCTAAAAAAAACAACTGActacatttttattatcccttCTCTAATGTATTAAGTGTTTAGCTTTCTATCTAGTACTGTCTGATAGTATTTTCCTCTTTCAAAAACATAACTCGGCAGGCCTCATACATCAAGACATCACTTTAATATATCAGTTGATAATCACAGTTAATTACGATTCTATTCTCAAGGCACACTGTTGAAGAACAATACCTCTTTCTCCATCCACACAATCTCATGCTCGTCCATGAAGTACCAGGATGAATTATCAGAATTAGAGGCGTTTTGAGAGTAAACCGTCTCAATGATACAATGGCTTTTCTCGCTTTCCTGTAATCTGTTAGACAAACACGTGTGTAAGAAAATAAATTCGTCCATTTAGTTTGGTTTTAGGGATTGTACAGACAATATACTCCAACCCGTTAATAGCTTCTCATGTGGGTgcgcgtgtatttttttttttttttttttgggggggggggggggtgagagaaagagagagagagagattcagaagcAGCAACAGAGACataaagtgtgtgtatacattcaaatATAACCATTGTATAGATTTGCCATGCAAGTTTAAATACAAAGTACAAAAACAGAAACTCAATCAGTTTTACATTTACCTGTGAAGGGCGTTCTTGAGACTGGCCATGTCGTATTCGTTCTCAATCACGACGCTCTGAAAAGAAACACTTTAGGAACTATTCTGGCAtaatatgaagtaaaaaaaaatgcacacacgcactgataaataaaaagatatagacaGGCAACATATATACagggagagaaataaacacaaaggatAAGTAGAATGACAGAAATATAGACTGATAGTTGACTAATAGATATgaggataattatgattaaatCAGATCTCACCTGAACGTAAGTAGATGAACTATTATCACAATCTTCCATTTCACTTGTCTGGTCGATTTGGATGATAATCTCACCGTCGGTTTCATCGGGTGGACCTATCATATCTGGGGTTGCAGTTGTCGGTGGCGTTTCAGCTGTAGTTGTCTCAGGAGCTGTAATTTCATGTGTGGTAGTAACTTCAGTTGCTGCGGTTATCTCAGCTGTAGTTATCTTAGCAGTTGTAGATATCTCAGGAGTTGTAGTTATCTCAGGAGTTGTAGTTATCTCAGGAGTTGTAGTTATCTCAGGAGTTGTAGTTATCTCAGGAGTTGTAGTTATCTCAGTTGTAGTTATCTCAGGAGTTGTAGTTATCTCAGGAGTTGTGCTTATCTCTGAAGTTGTAGTTCCTTCGGGAGTTGTAGTCATCTCAGGAGTTGTGCTTATCTCTGAAGTTGTAGTTCCTTCGGAAGTTGTAGTTATTTCAGATGTAGTTCTCTCAGTCACCGTTGTAGTTATTTCTGGAGTTGTTATCTCAGTAGTTGTTGTAGTCATCGCTGGAGTTGTAATCTCTGATGTTACAGATGTAGTTTCCGTTGTAGATGTTTCCGTAGTGATGTCAGTTGTGGAAGTTTCCATAGTTGTGGAAGTAAACTCAGTTGTAGAAGTAGGCTCCGTAGTTTCTTCCTGTCAATAAAATTTCGGCAGAACAGATGTTAACataagtaaaatgaataaatggtAGGCACTTGCAAAGATCTTATACAGCATTACTCTAAATGGTGTCAGTTTCACAAGATTTGCTCTCCACTTACGCAATCTTCCCCTTCAATTTCATTTACAACGATAATTGTTTCGACGTGACGTTGATATTCGGGCACAGCCGCCAACATAGCGATATATCCAGTCATAGATGATAAGTCCATTTCTTCCTCAGTTCGGTTTGAGCTGAGGTGAAATTACACGCAAGATAAGACGCCAACTATGAAATTCTCGTGGACTATATCAAGAACATCACAATAAGTGTTATATAGCAATCTGGGTTTGTTTTGTACTGTGGGATGAAGCAATTGTATATGAAGGTACAGAAATATATCATGCTAGTAATGAACTCGATAATACATATTAGAAGTATTACTTTATAGTAACGTCTTGAATAACTTGTTTTGACACGTCCACCTCGTGTTCAAGCGTGGCGTTGTGTTCCTCTCCGCTGCATCCGCATGAGCTTTGGTCTGCATAGCTTTGGTAAATCTATGTGAGAGACAAAGCAGACTGCTGTAATGTTAACGATTCTTGAGACCTGAGGTATTCGacatttttcgttttcatttccttcttgtgGATCCCTAAAAATATAGATACCTGTATGATAGGGCTGGCAGGCTCGTCGATGAAGGTCCGAATGAGAATAACATACTGGAAGCTGTCTTCAGTAGTGATTACGGGCAAAATGACCAACAAGCCGTGGCCAACGTGAACATCATTCTCATATTTTTGCTGGGTAaagaaatttcaataataatttgaTGAAGCCTGGGTTTCTGCCGTTCACTTTAGACTAAAGGCAATTAACAGATTAATTTCACTATAAAAGTTTGAATATGTATAAGAAAGATTCAAGTTATCCTTCAAAGTTGCTTTCAGCGTGTTGTAGTAAGAAACAgttactgtatatacacaaatatcctGATATTCTGCACGTATTAAATACTCtctacatattattttttctaaggtAAAATGCAATCAGTCCCATCTGTGAGGGAGGCTTCAGAATCAGTACCTTCTGCTTTAGGTTATCTTCACCAGCATTGTTACAAGCTCTATATTTACCTCGTCCTCCATCCCTATAACATCGTGATCATTCATGTAATACCAGGTTGTTTCATTGGAACTGGTATTCGTGTTCTGGGAGAGGATTGTCTCCAATATGGAATGTCCCTTCTCACTTTCTTGCAatctgatgaagatatataataaattatatgttggCAAAAACAATTCTGCAAAGCAATAATCCCAGGGAAAACAACTATAACAACCAGATGTAAAAGTAAATGATATCATGCAACTaaagacaaatttttaaaaattatctgctacCTGTGCAGTGCTTCATAAAATTCATCCATGTCATATTCATTTTCAATGACGatagtctgaaaaaaaaataataatagcaatttctCATGTCATATATGTACAGTTTGCACTTAATCCACAAACATAACAAATCCTACATTAGGAGTTTTTACCTGACTGATTTCATCTGTGCTATTTCCACAATCTTCGTCCTCAACAACCTGGAGAAATTGGATAATACTGccgtcttcttcatcatcctcgtTGGTTGGTGTAGTGTCTGTGACGAGTACTGTAGTTGTGTCAGGAGCTACAGTTGTTGTAACTGTGTCGCTAGTAGTAAAAGCTGTTGTACTTGTGTCAATAATTGAAggagttattgttgttgtagatgCGTCAGTAACTGAGGGAGTTATTGTTGTTACGTCGGAACTTTCAGGAGTGCTGGAGATTGTTGTCATCTCGGTAGCTGTACTCTCCTCTCCTGACATTTCCGTTGTAGTTGTCGGTTCGGTCGTTGTAACAGTGTCATTAGTTGTGGAGATTGTTGTAGTTGTCGGTTCGGTCGTTGTAACAGTGTCATTAGTTGTGGAGGTCGTTGTAGTTGTGTCAGTAGTGGAGAGAGTTGCTGTTATTTCGGAAGTTGTTTCGGGAATAGTGGAGCTTCCAAGAGTGCTGGAAGTTGCTATCTCAGTAGTTGTAGTATCCTCAGCTGTGGTTGACATTTCTGTTGTAGTTGTCGGTTCGGTTGTTGTAGTTATCTAGAAATAGTGTTCGATAGAGTGGAAAGAGCGAAGTAAAATCTACAATTCAGATAATTCTAAACTTCCTGCTGAAAATCTTTACATTAGTATAGGAGAGTGCGGTTAACCTAGCGTGAAGGTTCCACggtgttctatttttttctctttctttttaaacctaGGTTTAATTATGGAAAATTAAACTTATTCGGAACTCTACATCTGAAAAGTATTCTAAATATTTAACCATCCttgaaacaaacagataaatagagaaagtacATAACGTATattaatttctttccttcctcctagtATAATGACACAGGATTCTATTACTATTTGTTTGAAGTTAGAAGTAGGCATTATTTAAACAGAGTAAAAACTACTCTTCTTATTTGTGCAGATGAGGAATGAGACACAGGATTATCAGCAGTATTAAAATACCACAGAGCCAAAATCCAGATCAAAAGAAAGATACTTACGGGGCAGTTCAACGTACAGTTCTCTTCAATGACCATATCTTGTTCTACCTGTACTCTTACAGATCTTTTGTCGATGTTTGTACCAAGGAGCAGGTCCGTGTAAGAGTAAGCTGTGCTATTTTCACGGTCAGCTGAGTCTTCTCCAGCAAAAAAATCACCAACATACTCGAGCTTTACCGTCTGGAGGAATACATTAATGCATCTAGAAATGCAGTCAAAAATAATACCGGAAGTATACTGTAATGGTTGACTTGAAACACATGACGTTAGTTATGAAATCAGATCTGAAGATGCAATaccctccctttgtctctctctctctccagtatatatacatacacacacacacacacacacacacacggctagCAAATATTCccctgagtaaaaaaaaaaaaaagatcatggcgaGTTGCATTACATGATATGTAATAAGACGGTTCTCAGTTCAACCTGACTTTTGGAATCATTGGTTGGTAActgattaaagaaaattataatcgaTTATTGAGAACTTTCACGCTTTAATCGATGTAatcgattcacacacacatacacacacacacacacacacacacacacacacacacacacacacacacacacacactcgcgcagacacacaacacacacacacacacactcgcacacgcacacgaacacacacacacacacaaacacgcacacacacacacacacacacacactcgcacacgcacacgtatatatatatatatattatatatatatatatatatatatatatatatatatatatatatatagatatgtgtgtgtgtgtgtgtgtgtgtgtgtgtgtgtgtgtgtgtgtgtgtgtgtgtaatatatatatatatatatatatatatatagatatatatatatattatatatatatatgcgtgtgtgtatatatatgtatatatatatatatatatattatatatatagtatatatatatatatatatatatatatatatatatatatatatatctgtgggtgtgtgggtgtgtgtgtgtgtgtgtgtgtgtgtgtgtgtgtgtgtgtgtgtgtgtgtgtatgtaggtatgtatgtgtgtgtgtgtgtatgtgtgtacatatatattttcatatatagtatcaacacagtagaacgttttgccattcatataaatagatagatagatagacagataggtagatagatagatagatagagatatatatgcatatacatatatatatatatatatatatatatatatatatatatatatatatatacacacacaccacacacacacacacaaatatatatatatgtatatatatatatgcatatatatgcatattatatataatatatttatatagatatatatatatatatatataatatataatatgatatatatgtatatatatacattataagatatatattatagtatatatatattttttttttttttttttttttgttttttttttttttgttttatcattccactgcaggacataggcctctctcaattcacaaaAATGAGAGGTTATataatggcagtgccaccttgcctgattggatgccttcctaatcaacgcggtttgtgccacggcggtgacttccctacgacacctgcgctcgacttctcaaggcgatatgtcgtttttctagtaggcaatcgaggtgaagttccttgcccaaggaaacaacgcgccggccggtgactcgaattcagattgccgccgtgggcaatcttgagtctgatgctctaaccgctcggccaccacggcctcaattaatatatatatatatatatatatattatatatatatatatatatctatatattttatataatgtgtatatatatatatatatataatatatatatatatatatatatatatatatattatatataattatggtatgtaataatatattatatataatatatatatatataatataaaatattattaatttatatatattatgtgtatgttataattttatatatatatatatatatattttaatatatatatataatatatatatatatatagtaaaaatatgtgtgtgtgtgtggtggtgtgtgtatgtgtgtgtgtgagtgtgtacataaaTGCGTAAAGATATATGCGGTTTGCCAGTCGGTGACTATGCAAAtaactggatagatagataaaacatgtatatatgcagaggTTTGCATCGTTTAAAGAGTGAACTTACCTGACTATGTGTAAAGTCTTCATTATCGGTGCAGTTTTCCTTGTAGTCCCTGTAGACCTGGGTGTGTATAGATGATTTATGATAACACAAGCAAAATAAAGGAGTGAAAAATATTGtttactacttttatttattattccttctctctctctctctctctctttctctctctctctctctctctctctctctctctctctctctctctctctctctctctctctctctctctctctctcttttcattttacaATATGATACTAAACTATGATATTAGATTCTTACTGTACATATGATATCATCTATCCAGGCATCTAATCACTTATGAAGCAAAGACAAACCCTGCAAATGAGCATACGATAATAGCAGATAAAACTTAATTAGGCGATATAATAATGCTTCACTCATGGTGGAATAGTGGATTTTCTTGGCTCCACATACTATGTCAGCTAGGCCTGTCTGTTCATACGGCAGATAATTCTAGATTACATATTGGTCACCCTTACCTCTTGGTTAACTTGCAGCATCGGCGCACTCTCGTCAGGCAAGGTTACCAACAGCGCAGGGACATGACCTCGATATGACATGGTGAGACAAGGTGACCCGACGATCATGAACCCGACACTTTGGAAAATATCTGCAAAGGGAGGGTGTCACATTTCTCCTTGTTTATGCTAGAGCAGGTGTGTACGTGCATGACGGACTGCACTATATGTACTCGCTATGATTTATTCACTCATAAAACAGGTGTAGCAAAGCCGGTCCTAACGCAtatagcatatgtgtgtatgtgtgtgtgtggtgtgtgtgtgtgtgtgtgtgtattcacacacacacacacacacaccacacatatgtatatatatatatatatatatatatatatatatatataatatatatattatatatatatatataaagagagaggagagagagagagaggagagagagagaggagagagaggaggagagagagagaagagagaagaggagagaggagagagagagagagagagagagagaaaatgaaagagagagagagagagatatgtgtgtgtgtggtgtgtgtgtgtgtgtgtatgtgtgtgtgtgtgtgtgtgtgtggttgctgcgtgcgtgcgtgcgtgcgtgcgtgcgtgcgtgcgtgcgtgtgagtatgaatgtgtgtgaatatgcaagTATGTGTCCAATATGACTATCCTCTTGACAAGGCACACCCAGTTGCCTTAGAGTAATATATATGCCTCCGCGTGTTATAAAAGCCATACACACCGCAGTCACCTTGGATTAAGAAAATAGCATTACCAACACATGTCACTGTCAACTCACCTTCAGGAAAGGAGCCGTTAAGAGCAGCCACGAGCCGGCCCGTGTGATCGATGTAGTAAGGAAAATAGGTCGTGTTTTCTCCTATCTTAGCAGGGGGAGAGTTGATGCTACAATAGAAAAAAGTGATCGCATTTTAGTCTCGCTGATGATCTGTGAAGGGTTGTGATTCGTAAAATCACCTAGAGGGGACAGATGTCACCCAACGTGCATGGTAAAATCATCAAACAAATTATAAGTaaaattgatatgataatgataataaaatgataataataataataataataataataataataataacaataataataattatttttattattattattattattatgataattataataattagtaataataataataatgataataataatataataataataataataataataaaaataatgatgataaaaataataataatgataataataataataataataataataataataataataataataataatgattatgatgatgatgaggataataaaaataataaggatgataataataatcatgctaatgataattaataataatgataatatttgatattaaaaaggatgatgataataatgatgtttaatgaaataataataatagtcatacaaTTAGCaacgattacaataataataacaataataataattattataatgatgataacgtaacaTGAAccaaaaacattttcattatctttaatattactaTGTCGCTGTTATGAGGCtgccatttttgttattaatcttaACATCCTCCTAATCCTCATTTCCAGTGTTATAACCAATGCTATCTCTTTTACAAAAGTTTTATATACTCTTTGGTATAagtagtattagtgttattatgatatcagttttctttattagttttttatggtatgttgtattgtaattatttcattatcattactgctgtcatATCTTCAGCaaggaaggaacttcaccttgattgcctaaagACATGAACACAGAATTTTAAACcaatacacaaacaatacaataaaactaaatttattaaaaaaaaaaaaaaaaaaaaaaaaaaaaaaaaaaaaaaaaagcgaaattatATCTTTGTTGCCGCTGTCAATTTAATTAACGATATTAATGTTGTTCGACTACAGCATTTAAAATacccctatcatcattattcttataactatttttatcatcatttgtatcaaaatgttagtattaatatcagttttgtcatcagcattattatatctgctatttttactagtattgttatcaatattattatcattactatactatattatcaatatcattactatattcattaccattactgatatcatttcattattactatcgatatcattattatcattatattataattaacattatcattatcattaccgttaccatatcattatcattatcatcatcatgccatcatattcattatcaccatctcattatcattgttataactattatcattattatcatcaacattattattattattatcatatcattatcattacattattatcactgttgttataacagtaatattatcataataattattattattgccgttattattattatcattatcattgttactgttgttattattattattattaatattaatatcattattttcacccttttttttatattaattattatcattattatgataatcacttttattttccttatcattatcaatatcattattattatcaccttaatTTGAGTGTCATAAGGGTTACTATGAAAGTGATATATGATTTTAACCATAGTTATGTGATATCTGTtgctataatatcatcatatctataaaactaataaaatcccTTACCTGTACAAGCTTATCAGCGATGAAAGTATGGAGAATGAGAGTGGAAGCAAGGCTATGCCACTTTCCTGCTCAATGAGTGCTTCCTCAAACTTTGAGGGAAGGACTCCACTGTAGGAAGAAGATCTAGAAACCGCATCTTGCGGGCTTTATCTGAcgagtgaaaaataataaataatataatatatgtcaatatatatcaatatatatatcaatatcaatatagtatatatataatatgtatatatatatatatatatatattatatatatatataatatatataatataatatgtgtggtgtgtgtgtgtgtgtgtgtgtgtgtgtgtgtgtgtgtgtgtgtgtgtgtgtgtgcgcgcgggcgcgcgtgtgtgtgtgtgtgtgtcactgtatatatataatataaaactatatatataatatatatatatatatatatatatatatatatatatatatatacatacacacacacacacacacacacacacacacactaacacacaaacacaccacacacacacacagaacacacacacacaccacacacacacatatatatatatataagatattatatatatatatatatattatatatatatagatattatatatgtatatatgtatatatatatatatatatatatatatatatatatatatatatatatatataacctatatgttGTATTCACCACGTTCTTATAATTACTCATAGGCAGGTCAGGTGCTCTTATATTtcgtaaaacaaagataaagtcTTTCAAAGTCCACACAGAAGAAATCACACAAATGCATTCCCTGTCATTTGCATCTGAGGTTGTCAAACTACATGACACCCTCGCGATATGATATGTTCTAATAACGACAAGCTCTATGTTGGATGTGGCATGTAATCAGTTGGGAATAAGTGCACTGATCTAGGAGAAGTGGCAAACTCTGTCAAGACACAAACATTTTCCAAGAACCTCCCACATACCACCTGCACACCTGttccagccacacacacacacacatacacacacacacatgtgtggggtgtggtgtgtgcttatatatatgcatacacacacacacgcacacacacacacacaaaacacacacacaccccacacacaccacacacacacacacacacaaaacacacacacacaatataaatatatataatatataatatatatatataatatatatatattatatatatatacatatatacacacacacacacacacacacatatgtggtgtgtgtgtttatatatatatatatatttatatattatatatatatatattatatatatatatatatattgtgtgtatgttgtgtgtgtgtgtgtgtgtgtgtgtgtgtgtgtgtgtgtgtgtgtggtgtgtgtgtgtctatacaaacacccacacacacacacacacacacacacacacacacacaaacacatacacaaacacacacacacacacacacacacacacacacacacacacacacacacacacacacacacacacaaacacacacacacacacacacaaaccacacacacacacacacaaaaacacacacacacacacacacatatatatatatatacatatatagatacatatatatatataatatatatatatatatatatatatatata comes from Penaeus monodon isolate SGIC_2016 chromosome 2, NSTDA_Pmon_1, whole genome shotgun sequence and encodes:
- the LOC119578910 gene encoding cell wall protein DAN4-like, with translation MLAAVPEYQRHVETIIVVNEIEGEDCEETTEPTSTTEFTSTTMETSTTDITTETSTTETTSVTSEITTPAMTTTTTEITTPEITTTVTERTTSEITTTSEGTTTSEISTTPEMTTTPEGTTTSEISTTPEITTTPEITTTEITTTPEITTTPEITTTPEITTTPEITTTPEISTTAKITTAEITAATEVTTTHEITAPETTTAETPPTTATPDMIGPPDETDGEIIIQIDQTSEMEDCDNSSSTYVQSVVIENEYDMASLKNALHRLQESEKSHCIIETVYSQNASNSDNSSWYFMDEHEIVWMEKEQEYETDVHIGHGLLLVLPVLAAGDSVVYIVLFRTFVDEPASPIVQIYQTFEDENASPETTTSQTFTTEATTSETMSTVSETTSIHPEITASVTFTTKKTTSETAETETEITSTPEITTTEITTTPEITTTPEITTTPGITRTEITTTPEITTTPGLTTTEITTTPEITTTPGITTAETPPTTTTPDMIGPPDETDGEIIIQIDQTSEKEDCDNSSSTYVQSVVIENEYDMASLKNALHRLQESEKSHCVIETVYSQNASNSDNSSWYFMDEHEIVWMEKEQEYETDVHIGHGLLLVLPVLAAGDSVVYIVLFRTFVDEPASPIVQIYQTFEDENACGCVDGKGENTTHNHATELKPQCWRYGPDINDGLYHNAWGSARSQAPIHVNDD